The Mytilus trossulus isolate FHL-02 chromosome 13, PNRI_Mtr1.1.1.hap1, whole genome shotgun sequence genome has a segment encoding these proteins:
- the LOC134695091 gene encoding uncharacterized protein LOC134695091, with amino-acid sequence MAFQVLDVTVLMTILVAIQDVCFSKNSVTYSFPNDACDAPTYVVDKNTKALMKFEGDLSRLDCTHMSFTTPKSVFYRYRMLVRQLHFDSPQCQSMLYYNIYVTQYSDTNNFNNNGEIKGKDCNTDPYPEYNFLSNWIYYVDYVSFEVKKNVKQHDGYNKQIKIPHEDFIPDKLNDTFTFEIKTKVEYHYDVIAGVSGGAAGFLVLCGLIVYWCICCRQRKKRSGRYCCACVTNRPGNINAGGLSAECSVSELLLCSCILCRPKNQSESVQVSIRPDMDEGSEPVNSLTEEHTAPLIQCE; translated from the exons ATGGCGTTTCAAGTATTAGACGTGACAGTTCTCATGACAATATTGGTAGCCATTCAAGATGTCTGCTTCAGCAAAAATTCAGTGACAT ATTCATTTCCAAATGATGCGTGTGATGCACCGACGTATGTTGTTGATAAAAATACCAAAGCTTTAATGAAGTTTGAAGGGGATTTAAGCCGCCTCGATTGTACGCACATGTCGTTTACAACTCCTAAATCAGTGTTTTACAGATATCGCATGCTCGTAAGACAACTGCATTTTGACAGTCCTCAATGCCAAAGTATGCTTTATTACAACATATATGTCACCCAATACAGTGATACCAACAACTTCAACAATAATGGCGAG ATTAAAGGTAAAGATTGCAATACGGATCCTTACCCTGAGTacaattttctttcaaattggATATACTATGTCGATTATGTTTCCTTCGAAgtaaagaaaaatgttaaacaacatGATGGATACAACAAACAGATTAAAATACCACACGAGGACTTTATACCAGACAAACTAAATGATACTTTTAcgtttgaaattaaaacaaaagtagaATATCACT ACGATGTTATTGCTGGTGTATCAGGTGGAGCTGCTGGATTTTTGGTCTTATGCGGATTGATCGTTTATTGGTGCATATGTTGTcgtcaaagaaaaaaacgaAGCGGTAGATACTGTTGCGCATGTGTAACAAACAGACCAGGAAACATAA ATGCAGGAGGTCTCTCGGCAGAATGTTCTGTAAGTGAACTATTGTTATGTTCCTGTATCTTGTGTAGACCTAAAAACCAGAGTGAAAGTGTACAGG tttctaTCAGACCTGATATGGATGAGGGATCGGAACCTGTAAATAGTCTTACAGAAGAACACACAGCTCCTCTTATTCAGTGTGAATAA